A DNA window from Maribellus comscasis contains the following coding sequences:
- a CDS encoding response regulator transcription factor, which produces MEKVLIIEDDKDISELISIHISDMNFEVDKAFDGKTGLLKALNNTYKFILLDIRLPFVDGFEICKKVRQEKINTPILMLTSKSEEIDKVLGLEIGADDYITKPFSVRELIARVKAVLRRVEISKQPQEDNDKQIKSGELFINVGMRIVEIDKKRIELSPKEFDLLVLLASNPGKTFTRMSLLNQVWGYEFEGFEHTVNSHINRLRTKIETNLNQPEYILTTWGVGYKFREN; this is translated from the coding sequence ATGGAAAAGGTTCTCATCATTGAAGACGACAAAGACATTTCCGAATTGATATCGATTCACATATCAGATATGAATTTTGAAGTTGACAAGGCTTTTGACGGAAAAACAGGACTGTTAAAGGCCTTAAATAATACTTATAAATTTATTTTGCTTGACATTCGTCTTCCGTTTGTCGACGGGTTTGAAATTTGTAAAAAAGTCAGGCAGGAAAAAATTAATACACCGATTTTAATGCTGACTTCCAAATCGGAGGAAATAGACAAGGTGTTGGGTCTTGAAATTGGTGCCGACGATTATATAACAAAACCGTTTAGTGTCCGCGAACTAATTGCCCGTGTAAAAGCAGTGCTTCGTCGTGTGGAAATTTCAAAACAACCACAAGAAGACAACGACAAACAGATAAAAAGCGGGGAACTCTTTATAAACGTGGGGATGCGAATTGTTGAAATTGATAAAAAAAGAATTGAACTTTCTCCAAAAGAATTTGACCTTTTGGTGTTGCTTGCTTCAAATCCCGGAAAAACGTTTACCCGAATGTCGCTCCTCAATCAGGTGTGGGGGTATGAATTTGAAGGATTTGAGCACACCGTAAATTCCCACATCAATCGGTTGCGAACAAAAATTGAAACCAATTTAAATCAGCCCGAATACATTTTGACCACCTGGGGAGTAGGATATAAATTCAGGGAAAATTAA
- a CDS encoding YdcF family protein, producing the protein MAKIKNIYFLRILRNLLVLIGIFFSLCLLLAFTTLPFWGFHWLGTSKSELKEEPKTIVLLGGGGMPSESNLMRSWYVEKAAKSFPKAGIVIAMPGDLADSLSTPVLMQKELELRGVKNIRISFEDKGTNTRAQAMNCQRIIKMQNPVLLVSSPEHMRRAVLCFRKAGFEKVNALPAFENATEADLSFKDDELGGNKLFVPDVGQSISVRYQLWNHLKYEILIAREFAALTYYKLRGWI; encoded by the coding sequence ATGGCAAAAATCAAAAATATCTATTTTTTAAGGATACTTCGAAATTTATTGGTATTGATTGGTATTTTCTTCTCTTTATGTTTACTACTTGCGTTTACAACTCTTCCATTTTGGGGATTCCATTGGCTGGGAACAAGCAAGTCAGAGTTAAAGGAGGAACCCAAAACCATTGTTTTACTTGGTGGTGGCGGAATGCCCAGTGAGTCGAACCTAATGCGCAGCTGGTATGTTGAAAAGGCTGCTAAAAGTTTCCCGAAAGCCGGCATTGTAATTGCTATGCCCGGTGATCTGGCAGATAGTTTAAGTACGCCTGTTTTAATGCAAAAAGAATTGGAACTGAGGGGAGTTAAAAACATACGCATTTCATTTGAAGATAAAGGAACCAACACCCGGGCGCAGGCGATGAATTGCCAAAGAATAATTAAAATGCAAAACCCTGTATTACTGGTATCATCGCCGGAACATATGCGGCGTGCTGTGCTTTGTTTCAGAAAAGCAGGTTTTGAAAAAGTGAATGCACTTCCGGCTTTTGAAAATGCAACCGAGGCCGATCTTTCGTTTAAAGATGATGAACTGGGTGGAAACAAATTGTTTGTACCCGATGTGGGACAAAGTATCTCGGTGCGCTATCAGCTCTGGAACCATTTGAAATATGAAATTCTGATTGCACGCGAGTTTGCAGCTCTCACGTATTATAAGCTGAGGGGCTGGATTTAA
- a CDS encoding RapZ C-terminal domain-containing protein produces MKTSDKNEIIQLFEHHFNEKVETFEMLPPSGSYREYCRLQNKNRTVIGAFNSDVKENTAFLSFTNHFLTKDLPVPEIYAVSSDLKKYLLRDLGDTTLFDFLSKTRESEGFSKNIISEYKKVLKVLPKLQVVAGKELDYSVCYPRAAFDSQSMMWDLNYFKYYFLKLAQIPFDEQALEDDFQTFSEYLLSADSNYFLYRDFQSRNVMLKDSKVFFIDYQGGRRGALQYDLASLLYDGKADIPQSVRKELFDFYLEELQKYLPVNKKEFTAYFRGFVLIRIMQAMGAYGFRGFYEKKEHFLKSIPYALKNLEFLLEDLDLPVEIPELTKVLKLLTKSEVLKEIGQIKSNLTIRITSFSYKKGIPADPSGNGGGFVFDCRAINNPGRHQEYKQLTGKDLEVQKFLEEKSEVNIFLDSVKALVDQTVKVYLERGFSHLSINFGCTGGQHRSVYSAEKLAEYIQNNYPVSVVLIHREQQ; encoded by the coding sequence TTGAAAACATCAGATAAAAACGAAATAATTCAACTTTTTGAACATCACTTTAATGAAAAGGTGGAAACTTTTGAAATGTTGCCGCCGTCGGGTTCCTATCGCGAATATTGCCGTTTGCAAAATAAAAACAGAACAGTAATCGGCGCTTTTAACTCCGATGTAAAGGAAAACACTGCCTTTCTTTCGTTTACAAATCATTTTTTGACAAAGGATTTGCCGGTTCCCGAAATTTATGCCGTAAGTTCCGATCTTAAGAAATATCTTCTCAGAGATTTGGGAGATACCACTCTATTTGATTTTTTAAGTAAAACCCGTGAATCCGAAGGATTTTCAAAAAATATTATTTCCGAATATAAAAAGGTTTTAAAGGTTCTCCCCAAACTGCAGGTGGTTGCCGGAAAAGAATTGGATTATTCAGTTTGTTACCCGCGGGCTGCCTTCGACAGTCAGAGTATGATGTGGGACTTGAATTATTTTAAGTACTATTTTTTGAAACTGGCACAAATTCCTTTTGACGAACAAGCTCTTGAAGACGATTTTCAGACTTTTAGTGAATATTTGCTCAGCGCAGATTCAAACTATTTTTTGTATCGTGATTTTCAGTCGCGTAACGTTATGTTGAAAGATAGTAAAGTATTTTTTATCGATTACCAGGGAGGAAGACGTGGCGCGCTGCAGTATGATTTAGCTTCTCTTTTGTACGACGGAAAAGCAGATATTCCGCAAAGTGTGCGTAAAGAGCTTTTTGACTTTTACCTTGAAGAATTGCAGAAATATCTCCCTGTGAATAAAAAGGAGTTTACGGCATATTTTCGGGGATTTGTTTTGATTCGTATCATGCAAGCGATGGGGGCTTATGGTTTTCGGGGTTTTTATGAAAAGAAAGAGCATTTTCTAAAAAGTATTCCTTATGCATTAAAAAACCTTGAATTTTTACTGGAAGACCTTGATTTACCTGTTGAAATTCCTGAGCTGACCAAAGTATTAAAGTTGCTTACAAAATCGGAGGTTTTAAAAGAAATTGGGCAGATAAAAAGTAATTTAACGATTCGCATCACAAGTTTTTCCTATAAAAAAGGGATTCCTGCCGATCCTTCAGGCAATGGTGGCGGTTTTGTTTTTGACTGCAGAGCTATCAATAATCCGGGGCGCCACCAGGAATACAAACAACTTACCGGCAAAGATTTGGAAGTACAAAAGTTTTTGGAAGAGAAATCGGAAGTCAATATTTTTCTTGATTCAGTAAAGGCTTTGGTTGATCAAACGGTGAAAGTGTATTTGGAAAGAGGTTTTTCACATTTGTCAATAAATTTTGGCTGTACCGGTGGCCAGCATCGTTCGGTTTACTCCGCTGAAAAACTAGCTGAATATATACAAAACAATTACCCCGTAAGCGTTGTTCTTATTCACCGTGAACAACAGTAA
- a CDS encoding sulfatase-like hydrolase/transferase, whose product MNKILLLSFSLFFLFTLGCSKTKIEKKPNIILIFIDDMGWADLSCFGNTDVQTPNIDKLASEGIAFEQFYVNSPICSPSRVAISTGTYPQRWNITSYLARRELNQERGIANWLDPSAPMLARSLHEAGYTTGHFGKWHMGGQRDVTNAPQITEYGFDESLTNFEGMGAKLLPLTIDETGKVGRIWEGAEILGEPFTWMQRSEITTGFIDAAIQFMEKADSTQKPFYVNIWPDDVHSPYWPPYEEYGVAKEAGKRGLYLAVLEAMDKQFGKLFEYVQLNERLRDNTLILFCSDNGPELGAGRAGELKGYKTHLYEGGIRSSFFVWGPGFIDNNAAGTRNKESLLSAIDITPSLLELAGAKAPENIDFDGENLLTTILGEEKKSHSSPIFYSRPPDRKNYYGFENLPDLAVRENDWKLLCDYDGSRPELYNIVNDPGETKNMAEEHPELTQSMTQKVVSWYKSMPVLEQE is encoded by the coding sequence ATGAATAAGATACTGCTGCTGTCGTTCTCTCTTTTCTTTCTTTTCACTTTGGGATGCTCAAAAACTAAAATAGAGAAGAAGCCAAATATTATATTAATTTTTATTGATGACATGGGGTGGGCTGATTTATCATGTTTTGGAAATACCGATGTACAAACACCAAATATAGATAAGCTGGCTTCGGAAGGAATTGCCTTTGAACAGTTTTACGTTAATTCACCTATATGCTCGCCTTCTCGTGTGGCCATTTCAACCGGTACTTATCCGCAGCGTTGGAATATCACTTCTTATCTGGCACGTCGTGAGTTAAATCAGGAGCGCGGCATTGCAAATTGGTTAGATCCTTCAGCGCCAATGTTGGCAAGAAGTCTTCATGAAGCTGGTTATACAACCGGACATTTTGGAAAATGGCACATGGGAGGACAGCGGGATGTTACCAATGCACCGCAAATTACCGAATATGGCTTTGATGAATCGCTGACCAATTTTGAAGGAATGGGAGCAAAATTGTTGCCACTTACAATAGACGAAACAGGGAAAGTAGGGCGAATTTGGGAAGGCGCTGAAATACTGGGAGAACCATTTACTTGGATGCAACGCTCTGAAATAACTACAGGCTTTATTGATGCGGCCATTCAGTTTATGGAAAAAGCCGACAGTACACAGAAACCATTTTATGTAAACATCTGGCCCGATGATGTGCACAGTCCTTACTGGCCGCCTTATGAGGAATACGGAGTTGCCAAAGAAGCGGGGAAACGAGGACTGTACCTGGCAGTTTTGGAAGCGATGGACAAACAGTTTGGAAAATTGTTTGAGTATGTCCAGTTGAACGAAAGACTGCGCGACAATACTTTGATTTTGTTTTGCTCCGATAATGGTCCGGAACTGGGAGCGGGCAGAGCAGGTGAGTTAAAAGGGTATAAAACACATTTGTATGAAGGCGGTATCCGTTCTTCGTTTTTTGTTTGGGGACCCGGATTTATCGATAACAATGCAGCAGGAACACGCAATAAAGAATCACTTCTTTCTGCTATCGACATTACACCATCGCTGCTTGAGTTGGCCGGAGCAAAAGCTCCTGAAAATATCGATTTCGACGGAGAGAATCTTCTAACAACCATTCTGGGTGAAGAAAAAAAATCGCATTCTTCGCCAATTTTTTATAGCCGGCCACCCGATAGGAAGAATTATTATGGTTTTGAAAATCTTCCGGATTTGGCTGTACGTGAAAACGATTGGAAGCTATTGTGCGATTACGATGGGAGCCGGCCGGAACTCTACAACATTGTAAACGACCCGGGCGAAACCAAAAACATGGCTGAGGAGCATCCGGAGCTTACACAGTCGATGACTCAAAAAGTAGTTTCCTGGTACAAATCGATGCCGGTACTGGAACAGGAATAA
- a CDS encoding YebC/PmpR family DNA-binding transcriptional regulator — MGRAFEYRRAAKEKRWDKMSRIFPKLSKKITIAAKEGGADPDLNATLRTAILNAKAQNMPKSNIDAAIKRASGKDAANYSEVNYEGKGPHGVLVFVECATDNTTRTVANVKSYFNKAGGGLVPTGSLEFMFSRKAVFEFEKPEGMDVEELELELIDAGLEEIEENEGEYYTYADYTSFGDMAHALDNLNIEVKKANLKRFANDPVEFSEEQLEEIEKMLDKLEEDDDVQAVYTNIA; from the coding sequence ATGGGAAGAGCATTTGAATATCGCCGGGCAGCGAAAGAGAAACGCTGGGACAAAATGTCGAGAATTTTTCCTAAACTCTCGAAAAAAATTACCATTGCAGCCAAGGAAGGAGGGGCCGACCCGGATTTGAATGCTACTTTGCGTACAGCTATCTTAAATGCAAAGGCGCAAAACATGCCAAAATCAAACATCGATGCAGCGATAAAAAGAGCATCGGGAAAGGATGCGGCAAATTATTCAGAAGTAAACTACGAGGGAAAAGGTCCGCACGGAGTTTTGGTTTTTGTGGAATGTGCCACCGATAATACAACCCGTACGGTTGCCAATGTAAAAAGTTATTTTAACAAAGCTGGCGGAGGTTTGGTGCCAACCGGGTCGCTTGAATTTATGTTTTCAAGAAAAGCAGTTTTTGAGTTTGAAAAACCGGAAGGTATGGATGTGGAAGAACTGGAACTTGAATTGATTGACGCCGGATTGGAAGAGATTGAGGAAAACGAAGGGGAATACTATACCTACGCCGATTATACCAGTTTTGGAGATATGGCACATGCACTTGACAATTTAAATATAGAAGTGAAAAAAGCCAACCTGAAACGTTTTGCGAACGATCCGGTTGAATTCTCGGAAGAACAACTGGAAGAGATAGAAAAGATGCTTGATAAACTGGAAGAAGATGATGATGTTCAGGCTGTTTACACAAATATCGCATAG
- a CDS encoding class 1 isoprenoid biosynthesis enzyme: MLSVKNYISHFENIWNESPVDFPAFEKTYSSNEQKIREQHFSDFQQKINGLKSKRKVEELRRSDPSQTFFPVFKSFLQTVFDFDQEHLEIILSDKFKNVSRDFFYKAREFGPELSPENIYQGMRNVWIMNGIQLMMDIPVDITPSVFGYSMIYPYSDNLLDDPNISAEEKQYFSVRFNRRLHGEVVLAQSFTELQLFKLVEMFEKQFPRTEFPKVFESLYAIQQGQTNSLQLNGTTEISDNEIQKICFEKGGASVLADGYLVAGRLTENEERALFGYGVYLQLLDDIQDVKEDAEAQTRTIFSRRNDYDLDKFVNKTIHFGRKALDEMYCFKGSQIETFIKLMNRSIETMIIESVGMNEQHYSAEFLAKLEKQSPLRFDFVRKKRSQSTSSRFSFFKKYFEQNVPGRAVQF; encoded by the coding sequence ATGCTATCGGTTAAAAATTATATCAGTCATTTTGAAAACATCTGGAATGAAAGCCCGGTTGATTTCCCCGCTTTTGAAAAAACATATTCGTCAAATGAGCAGAAAATACGTGAACAGCATTTTTCTGATTTTCAGCAAAAGATAAACGGATTAAAATCAAAACGTAAAGTGGAAGAATTGCGGAGGAGTGATCCTTCCCAAACATTTTTTCCGGTTTTTAAATCGTTTCTTCAAACCGTTTTTGATTTTGACCAGGAACACCTGGAAATCATTCTTTCCGATAAATTTAAAAATGTAAGCAGAGATTTTTTTTACAAGGCCCGTGAATTTGGTCCGGAACTTTCGCCCGAGAATATTTATCAGGGAATGCGAAATGTTTGGATTATGAATGGAATTCAGCTGATGATGGATATCCCGGTGGATATTACTCCATCTGTTTTTGGTTACAGTATGATTTATCCGTACAGCGATAATTTGCTCGACGATCCAAATATTTCTGCCGAAGAGAAGCAATATTTCAGTGTCCGTTTTAACCGGCGATTGCATGGGGAAGTGGTGTTGGCGCAAAGTTTTACGGAGTTGCAGCTTTTTAAGCTGGTTGAAATGTTTGAAAAACAATTTCCAAGAACTGAATTTCCAAAAGTTTTTGAAAGTTTGTACGCTATTCAACAGGGACAAACCAACAGTTTACAACTTAACGGAACAACAGAAATTTCAGATAACGAGATTCAAAAAATATGTTTTGAAAAGGGAGGAGCCTCTGTTTTGGCCGATGGTTACCTGGTGGCCGGCAGATTGACCGAAAATGAAGAACGGGCTTTGTTTGGATATGGGGTTTATCTTCAGTTACTTGATGATATTCAGGATGTAAAAGAGGATGCTGAAGCGCAAACCAGAACCATTTTTTCTCGCCGGAATGATTACGATCTGGATAAATTTGTAAATAAAACCATTCACTTTGGACGAAAAGCATTGGATGAAATGTATTGTTTTAAAGGTTCCCAAATTGAGACATTTATTAAACTGATGAATCGCAGTATTGAAACCATGATAATTGAATCGGTAGGAATGAATGAACAACATTATTCCGCCGAATTTTTGGCCAAACTGGAAAAACAATCGCCTTTGCGTTTTGATTTTGTTCGAAAAAAGAGAAGTCAGTCAACGTCAAGCCGATTTTCTTTTTTTAAGAAGTATTTTGAGCAAAATGTCCCTGGCCGGGCAGTTCAGTTTTAA
- a CDS encoding SDR family oxidoreductase has protein sequence METKSKIALVTGGSRGLGREMALSLAKKGIDVVLTYKSSKQKADEVVTEIRSLGQKAAAFQLDTANVKEFDEFLSVVTNYLNEETGSKNFDFLINNAGTGLYAQFAETTEEQFDEMTNIHYKGVFFLTQKSLPFINDGGRIITISSGLARFAMPGYAVYSSAKGAIEVLTKYLAKELGPRGIAANVVAPGAIETDFGGGLVRDNKDINTHIAGLTALGRVGLPEDIGGVVAFLCTEEGRWINAQRIEVSGGMNL, from the coding sequence ATGGAAACAAAAAGTAAGATTGCACTGGTTACAGGTGGTAGTCGCGGGCTGGGAAGAGAAATGGCTCTTAGCCTTGCTAAAAAGGGAATCGATGTTGTACTAACGTACAAAAGTAGCAAACAGAAAGCAGATGAGGTAGTTACTGAAATTCGGTCGTTAGGGCAAAAAGCAGCAGCGTTTCAACTGGATACCGCCAATGTTAAGGAGTTTGATGAGTTTTTAAGCGTGGTAACCAACTACCTAAATGAAGAAACAGGAAGCAAAAATTTCGATTTTCTGATTAACAATGCCGGAACCGGTTTATACGCACAATTTGCCGAAACAACAGAAGAACAGTTTGATGAAATGACGAATATTCATTATAAAGGAGTGTTCTTTTTAACACAAAAATCTTTGCCTTTTATTAATGACGGCGGACGTATCATTACCATTTCATCGGGACTTGCACGTTTTGCAATGCCGGGTTACGCTGTTTACAGTTCAGCAAAAGGAGCGATTGAAGTGCTAACAAAGTATCTGGCCAAAGAATTGGGACCACGTGGAATTGCTGCAAATGTAGTTGCACCCGGAGCCATTGAAACTGATTTTGGCGGAGGTTTGGTGCGGGACAACAAAGATATAAATACTCACATTGCAGGATTAACTGCTCTGGGCCGTGTTGGCCTGCCTGAAGATATAGGTGGCGTAGTTGCCTTTTTATGCACCGAAGAAGGGCGCTGGATTAACGCTCAACGAATTGAAGTTTCAGGCGGAATGAATCTTTAA
- a CDS encoding helix-turn-helix domain-containing protein, producing MKDIGNTSLDEFYEEAANFTGKDIDTLLPPGIGKEIGHFNVFDISETIREFKQKNTMPYNRRAYYKISLIKGKNRAEYADKVIEIKNNALLFATPKVPYHWIPQDENQSGAFCVFTDAFLIKNKSGVVLDELPIFKSGGYPVFEITDEEVEELSYIFKKIKKEIVSDYEYKYDLLRNYVLELIHYGQKLQPASALRNSQTASARIVSLFVELLERQFPIESPNQKLMLRSAKEYAERLAVHSNHLNKVLKENTGKTTTEFISGRVLQEAKILLKQTDWNISEIAYSLGFEEVAHFSNFFKKQTSVAPLSFRS from the coding sequence ATGAAAGACATCGGAAACACTTCGCTTGATGAATTCTACGAGGAAGCTGCAAATTTTACAGGTAAGGATATCGATACACTTTTACCGCCGGGTATCGGCAAGGAGATTGGACATTTTAATGTTTTTGACATTTCTGAAACTATTAGAGAGTTTAAGCAGAAAAATACAATGCCATACAATCGCCGGGCCTATTATAAAATCAGCCTGATTAAGGGAAAAAACCGGGCTGAATATGCAGATAAGGTAATTGAAATAAAAAATAATGCCCTGTTGTTTGCTACTCCCAAAGTACCTTATCACTGGATTCCGCAAGATGAAAATCAATCGGGTGCATTTTGTGTTTTTACCGATGCGTTTCTGATTAAAAATAAAAGCGGTGTAGTTTTAGACGAACTGCCGATTTTTAAGTCGGGTGGTTACCCTGTTTTTGAAATTACTGATGAAGAGGTGGAAGAGCTCAGTTATATTTTCAAAAAGATTAAAAAGGAGATTGTTTCGGATTATGAGTACAAGTACGATTTGTTGCGTAATTATGTTTTAGAGCTTATTCATTATGGTCAAAAGCTGCAACCAGCCAGTGCTTTGCGAAATAGTCAGACTGCCTCTGCGCGTATTGTTTCACTGTTTGTTGAATTGCTGGAGCGTCAGTTTCCCATTGAATCGCCCAATCAGAAATTAATGCTGCGATCAGCAAAGGAATACGCAGAAAGGTTGGCGGTTCACTCTAACCATCTTAACAAAGTTTTAAAAGAAAATACAGGTAAAACAACTACTGAGTTTATCAGCGGGAGGGTTTTACAGGAGGCAAAAATTTTACTTAAACAAACCGACTGGAATATTTCCGAAATTGCATACAGTTTGGGCTTTGAGGAGGTAGCCCATTTTTCCAACTTTTTCAAAAAGCAAACTTCAGTTGCTCCGTTGTCGTTTCGATCATAA
- a CDS encoding alpha/beta hydrolase — MKKLAIGFFVLFLTSFQLKAQHFEVEKSVLVYKQVDGHQLEMVIYRPTKLSEIKLPAIVLFFGGGWVSGDPSHFQLQARYYASRGMVAICPDYRTKNRHKTSPFESVKDARSAMRYIKIHADELGVDTSKIVAGGGSAGGHLAACTAIIDKVNESTDDLSVSPVPKALILFNPVVDTGKKGYGQEKMDGREFALSPVHNISTGVPPTLIMHGKNDTTVPYENVVRFKQAMKQEGNKCILKGYRRQTHGFFNYSRSPRNFQKTLRRSEKFLEKLDYLKGSSWLKEYCDQIK; from the coding sequence ATGAAGAAATTAGCAATAGGATTTTTTGTTCTTTTTTTAACATCATTTCAGCTAAAAGCACAACATTTTGAGGTAGAAAAATCAGTTTTAGTTTATAAACAGGTAGACGGTCACCAGTTAGAAATGGTAATTTACAGACCAACAAAACTGAGTGAGATAAAATTGCCTGCCATTGTTCTGTTTTTTGGAGGAGGATGGGTTAGTGGAGATCCCAGTCATTTTCAATTGCAGGCCCGGTATTACGCATCAAGAGGCATGGTTGCTATTTGCCCGGATTACCGCACAAAAAACCGGCATAAAACCTCACCTTTTGAAAGCGTGAAAGATGCACGTTCGGCAATGCGATATATAAAAATACATGCTGATGAGTTGGGGGTCGATACAAGTAAGATTGTTGCCGGAGGAGGCTCTGCCGGTGGACATTTGGCGGCCTGCACAGCAATTATCGATAAAGTCAATGAATCCACCGATGACTTATCAGTTTCGCCGGTTCCAAAGGCTTTGATTCTTTTTAACCCCGTGGTTGACACAGGAAAAAAAGGATATGGTCAGGAAAAAATGGATGGCCGGGAGTTTGCTCTTTCACCTGTTCATAATATTTCAACGGGCGTACCCCCTACTCTTATTATGCATGGTAAAAATGATACCACCGTTCCCTATGAAAATGTGGTTCGCTTTAAACAGGCTATGAAACAAGAAGGTAATAAGTGTATTTTAAAAGGATATCGCAGGCAAACACATGGCTTTTTTAACTATAGTCGGAGTCCAAGAAATTTTCAAAAAACACTCAGAAGATCTGAAAAATTTTTGGAGAAATTGGATTATTTAAAAGGAAGCAGTTGGTTAAAAGAATATTGTGATCAAATAAAATAA
- a CDS encoding sensor histidine kinase — protein sequence MSTNKNNRETDRPRVFSRLFWQVSAIFLSVLGVFAAIALYISVQAASNYSEEVNQKLNRELASNMLDVITPMVKDSINEEALADIMHSMMVINPTVEVYLLDKEGTILSYVVPEKDVKLEKVSLVPIRNFLNDRKQSVIYGNDPRNPGESKIFSAARITEDDQLLGYLYIVLASQEYISASHLVIGSYILGLSIRSVVVILIVTAFMGLVAFWFLTKKLNVITSGIQKFRSGQYNTRIPVKDKNELDKIGLVFNEMAETIEKNIEELKGVDTLRKELISNVSHDLRTPVASIQGYAETLLLKKDDILKEDRERYLKTIVKSSERLKKLVSELFELSKLESNQIKPEMETFVIAELIYDIANKYRIISQKKGVSINTVLSKDLPLVEADISLLERALQNLIDNAIKFCEEGDTINIEVNTEEVGKVSVQISDSGQGIKQEDIPHIFERYYKGREHTESTGLGLAIVKKIMELHHSDIKVFSQFGKGTTFSFHLPVAQIA from the coding sequence ATGAGTACAAATAAAAACAACAGAGAAACAGATAGACCGCGGGTTTTTAGCCGGCTTTTCTGGCAGGTATCGGCTATATTTCTATCGGTTCTGGGCGTTTTTGCAGCCATCGCATTGTATATTTCGGTGCAGGCGGCAAGCAATTATTCAGAAGAAGTGAATCAAAAACTGAACCGCGAGTTGGCAAGCAATATGCTGGATGTTATTACGCCGATGGTTAAGGATAGCATTAATGAGGAAGCACTGGCTGATATCATGCATTCAATGATGGTGATTAATCCTACTGTAGAAGTATATTTACTGGACAAAGAAGGTACAATTCTGAGCTATGTAGTTCCGGAGAAGGATGTAAAGCTCGAAAAAGTTTCACTTGTTCCCATTCGGAATTTTTTAAATGATCGTAAACAATCAGTGATTTATGGCAATGACCCGCGCAACCCGGGGGAATCTAAAATATTTTCGGCGGCCCGGATTACAGAGGATGATCAGCTACTTGGATATTTATATATCGTTCTGGCCAGTCAGGAATACATTTCGGCTTCGCATCTCGTTATCGGGAGTTATATTCTGGGGCTTTCTATTCGTTCGGTTGTAGTCATTTTAATCGTAACCGCTTTTATGGGGCTCGTTGCTTTTTGGTTTTTAACAAAAAAACTAAATGTTATTACCAGTGGAATCCAAAAATTTCGTTCCGGACAGTACAATACAAGAATTCCGGTAAAAGATAAAAATGAGTTGGATAAGATTGGTTTGGTTTTTAATGAAATGGCTGAAACAATAGAAAAAAATATTGAAGAATTAAAAGGAGTTGATACACTCCGTAAAGAATTGATAAGCAATGTGTCTCACGATTTGCGGACACCCGTGGCATCCATTCAGGGATACGCTGAAACCCTTCTGCTAAAAAAAGATGATATTTTAAAAGAAGACAGAGAACGCTACTTGAAAACGATTGTTAAAAGTAGTGAACGTTTAAAAAAGCTGGTCTCTGAATTATTTGAACTTTCTAAATTGGAATCAAATCAAATAAAACCGGAAATGGAAACATTTGTGATTGCTGAGTTGATTTATGACATTGCCAACAAATATCGTATAATTTCACAGAAAAAAGGAGTCAGTATCAATACGGTTTTATCAAAAGATTTGCCGCTCGTGGAAGCTGATATTTCGCTGCTTGAACGTGCTTTACAAAATCTTATTGACAATGCAATTAAATTTTGCGAGGAGGGAGACACAATAAACATTGAAGTAAATACTGAAGAAGTTGGGAAAGTAAGCGTGCAAATTTCAGATTCCGGACAGGGCATAAAACAGGAAGATATTCCGCATATTTTTGAACGTTACTATAAGGGACGGGAACATACCGAAAGCACCGGTTTGGGACTTGCTATTGTAAAAAAGATTATGGAGTTGCATCATTCCGATATAAAGGTGTTTAGCCAATTCGGAAAGGGAACCACATTTTCTTTTCACTTGCCGGTAGCTCAAATTGCATAA